One stretch of Pseudomonas sp. NC02 DNA includes these proteins:
- the algB gene encoding sigma-54-dependent response regulator transcription factor AlgB — protein MESAKELQGRILLVDDESAILRTFRYCLEDEGYTVATANSAAQADALLQRQVFDLCFLDLRLGEDNGLDVLAQMRIQAPWMRVVIVTAHSAVDTAVDAIQAGAADYLVKPCSPDQLRLATAKQLEVRQLSARLEALEGAVRQPKDGLDSHSPAMMVVLETARQVAGTDANILILGESGTGKGELARAIHGWSKRAKKSCVTINCPSLTAELMESELFGHSRGAFTGASESTLGRVNQADGGTLFLDEIGDFPLTLQPKLLRFIQDKEYERVGDPVTRRADVRILAATNLNLEDMVRDGRFREDLLYRLNVITLHLPPLRERSEDILTLADRFLARFVKEYARPARGFSDEAREALLNYRWPGNIRELRNVVERASIICPQEKVEISHLGMAEQPTNNAPRIGAALSLDELEKAHIGAVLATSDTLDQAARTLGIDASTLYRKRKQYNL, from the coding sequence ATGGAATCAGCCAAGGAACTTCAAGGCCGCATTCTTTTAGTGGATGACGAATCCGCGATCCTTCGCACCTTCCGTTACTGCCTGGAAGATGAAGGCTACACCGTAGCCACCGCCAACAGCGCCGCCCAGGCCGATGCCTTGTTGCAACGCCAGGTGTTTGACCTGTGCTTCCTGGACCTGCGCCTGGGCGAAGACAACGGTCTGGACGTACTGGCGCAAATGCGTATCCAGGCGCCGTGGATGCGCGTGGTGATCGTCACGGCCCACTCGGCCGTCGACACCGCCGTGGATGCGATCCAGGCCGGCGCGGCCGACTACCTGGTAAAGCCTTGCAGCCCCGACCAATTGCGCCTGGCCACGGCCAAGCAGCTGGAAGTGCGCCAGCTGTCGGCACGCCTGGAAGCCCTGGAAGGCGCAGTGCGCCAGCCCAAGGACGGCCTCGACTCCCATAGCCCGGCGATGATGGTGGTGCTGGAAACCGCACGCCAGGTGGCGGGCACTGATGCCAACATCCTGATTCTCGGCGAATCCGGCACCGGTAAAGGTGAACTGGCCCGGGCGATCCACGGTTGGAGCAAACGCGCGAAAAAATCCTGTGTCACCATCAACTGCCCGTCCCTGACGGCGGAACTGATGGAAAGCGAGTTGTTCGGTCATAGCCGTGGTGCGTTTACCGGCGCCAGCGAAAGCACCCTCGGCCGCGTCAACCAGGCCGATGGCGGCACCTTGTTTCTCGACGAGATCGGCGACTTTCCGCTTACTTTACAACCCAAGTTGCTGCGCTTTATCCAGGACAAGGAATACGAGCGCGTCGGCGACCCGGTGACGCGCCGTGCCGATGTGCGAATTCTCGCCGCTACCAACCTGAACCTGGAAGACATGGTTCGCGACGGCCGTTTCCGCGAAGACCTGCTGTATCGCCTGAATGTCATCACCTTGCACCTGCCGCCCCTGCGCGAACGCAGCGAAGACATCCTGACCCTGGCCGACCGCTTCCTGGCGCGCTTCGTGAAGGAATATGCGCGGCCGGCGCGCGGCTTCAGCGATGAAGCCCGTGAGGCACTGCTCAACTACCGCTGGCCGGGGAACATCCGTGAGCTGCGCAACGTGGTTGAGCGGGCCAGCATCATTTGCCCGCAGGAAAAAGTTGAGATCAGCCACCTCGGCATGGCCGAGCAGCCGACTAACAATGCCCCGCGTATCGGTGCGGCGTTGAGCCTGGATGAACTGGAAAAGGCGCATATCGGCGCCGTGCTGGCCACCAGCGACACCCTGGACCAGGCGGCCCGAACCCTTGGCATTGATGCGTCGACGCTGTATCGCAAACGCAAACAATACAACCTGTGA
- a CDS encoding DUF1328 domain-containing protein, whose product MLSWAITFLIIAIVAAVLGFGGIAGTATGIAKILFVVFLVMFIASFFFGRRGRG is encoded by the coding sequence ATGTTGAGTTGGGCAATCACATTTCTGATCATCGCCATTGTGGCTGCAGTCCTGGGCTTCGGTGGTATCGCGGGCACCGCCACGGGTATCGCCAAGATTCTGTTTGTGGTCTTCCTGGTGATGTTCATCGCTTCCTTCTTCTTTGGCCGTCGTGGTCGAGGCTAA
- a CDS encoding GGDEF domain-containing protein: MSDDAQRWKEKYLKSVEQQEKLERRWAARLDLLRRGLVRSTLAAEGTDRAVDQCMKEMRDVVRTDDMDAALAALLPRLEKAVLDSEQRRETRVDQIGSALTALVTQLQKLPLPRDVSRPLKAFAKQLDGRVGQAREIPLLLSELSGLQGQALSNLEPEGETSRSSPGLLQRLFGTKDAIDTPEVEAPTPSRPASPAPAAPKPSPVGEVEAPAQSAELAQALRAFAPQPKVPAPIESPPEPVSPVEATDAVSEAVPVVPAVAVTAPVVEAPATIIETPEPEQPIEAEVELESALAAMVEVPEVQAREPERTEIGSLSLPPVLADEPQESPEQAELNPDELQADQAYALPDTPEPSYSSVAKHIEDTLLGLLEDLSLPERHRPQAEAMRERLAHGLNWYELLPILDDLAVLMLAITDSGQHEFEAYLKQLNDRLEAFQGHLQVASDGHADSRSAARELDTQIREQVDGLQTSMQDAADLDSLKHVLESHLEGLLGTMDEHRHQRDQREQEVAARLKGLAERVANMEQEAQGYREHLEVQRQKALIDPLTALPNRAAWSERLEQEVNAWHQRGNNLSLAMLDLDHFKRINDGYGHLAGDKVLKIIATVLRKRLRPNDFIARFGGEEFVLLMPNSSLSDALAVGETLRAAIQACPFHFKGEPVTITVSMGMAQFQPGERSDLALKRADEALYRAKAAGRNQVQAA; encoded by the coding sequence ATGAGCGACGACGCCCAGCGTTGGAAAGAGAAATACCTTAAAAGCGTCGAGCAACAAGAAAAGCTCGAGCGTCGCTGGGCCGCCCGCCTCGACCTGCTGCGCCGAGGGCTGGTGCGCAGCACCCTGGCGGCAGAAGGGACCGACCGAGCGGTTGACCAATGCATGAAGGAAATGCGCGATGTGGTGCGCACCGACGACATGGACGCCGCCCTCGCTGCATTGCTGCCGCGCCTGGAAAAGGCCGTGCTGGATTCGGAGCAGCGCCGCGAAACCCGGGTTGACCAGATCGGCAGCGCGTTGACGGCCCTGGTCACTCAGTTGCAGAAACTGCCCTTGCCACGGGACGTGAGTCGCCCGCTGAAGGCTTTCGCCAAGCAGCTGGACGGTCGGGTTGGCCAGGCGCGGGAGATCCCGCTGTTGCTGAGTGAGCTGAGCGGCCTCCAGGGGCAGGCGTTGAGTAACCTGGAGCCGGAGGGCGAAACCAGCCGTTCGAGCCCGGGGCTGTTGCAGCGTCTGTTTGGCACCAAGGACGCAATCGACACGCCGGAGGTTGAAGCGCCCACGCCATCCCGCCCGGCTTCTCCGGCGCCTGCTGCGCCAAAGCCCAGCCCGGTGGGTGAAGTTGAAGCGCCGGCGCAATCGGCAGAACTGGCCCAGGCGCTGCGGGCTTTTGCACCGCAGCCGAAGGTCCCGGCCCCCATCGAGTCGCCCCCTGAGCCGGTATCGCCAGTAGAGGCTACCGACGCTGTCAGCGAAGCAGTGCCTGTTGTTCCGGCCGTCGCGGTCACAGCGCCTGTCGTCGAGGCACCCGCTACGATTATCGAAACGCCAGAACCCGAGCAACCGATCGAAGCGGAGGTTGAGCTCGAGAGTGCTCTTGCCGCCATGGTCGAGGTGCCAGAGGTGCAGGCCCGTGAGCCGGAGCGGACTGAGATCGGCAGTCTTTCCCTGCCCCCGGTCCTGGCCGATGAACCGCAAGAATCGCCCGAGCAGGCAGAGCTGAACCCAGACGAGCTGCAAGCGGATCAAGCCTACGCCCTGCCCGACACCCCCGAGCCGTCTTACAGTTCGGTGGCCAAGCACATCGAAGATACCCTGCTCGGCTTACTGGAAGACCTCTCGCTGCCCGAGCGCCATCGGCCCCAGGCCGAAGCCATGCGTGAACGCCTGGCCCACGGATTGAACTGGTACGAATTGCTGCCGATCCTCGATGACCTGGCGGTGTTGATGCTGGCGATCACCGACAGCGGCCAGCACGAGTTTGAAGCCTACCTCAAGCAACTCAACGACCGTCTCGAGGCGTTCCAGGGGCACCTGCAGGTCGCCAGTGACGGCCACGCCGACAGCCGCTCGGCAGCCAGGGAACTGGATACCCAGATCCGCGAACAAGTGGATGGTTTGCAAACCAGCATGCAGGACGCCGCGGACCTCGACAGCCTCAAGCACGTGCTGGAGAGCCATCTCGAAGGGTTGCTGGGCACCATGGATGAACACCGCCACCAGCGTGACCAGCGCGAACAGGAAGTGGCTGCACGGCTCAAGGGCCTGGCCGAACGGGTCGCCAATATGGAGCAAGAGGCTCAGGGCTACCGTGAACACCTTGAGGTTCAGCGGCAAAAAGCCCTGATCGATCCGCTCACCGCACTACCCAACCGCGCTGCCTGGAGCGAGCGTCTGGAGCAGGAGGTCAACGCCTGGCACCAGCGTGGAAATAACCTGTCACTGGCCATGCTGGACCTCGATCACTTCAAGCGCATCAACGACGGCTATGGTCATCTGGCGGGCGACAAGGTGCTGAAAATCATCGCCACGGTGCTTCGCAAACGCCTGCGGCCGAACGACTTCATCGCGCGTTTTGGCGGTGAAGAGTTTGTGCTGTTGATGCCCAACTCGTCGCTGTCCGATGCGTTGGCGGTGGGCGAAACCCTGCGTGCAGCCATCCAAGCCTGCCCGTTTCACTTCAAGGGCGAGCCGGTGACGATTACGGTGTCCATGGGCATGGCGCAGTTTCAGCCGGGAGAACGCAGTGACCTGGCGCTCAAGCGCGCTGACGAGGCGTTATATCGTGCCAAGGCGGCGGGGCGTAATCAGGTGCAGGCGGCCTGA
- a CDS encoding ABC-type transport auxiliary lipoprotein family protein, translating into MKRAYQMIAPVALVLVSACSILPKADPSDVYRLPSAQAATQASPVAWSLRVAKPQTSEFLDSPRIAVVPNGDLISSYANSRWSDPAPVLLRNRLLDGFQRDGRVTLLSTDETNLQADFELGGQLQAFQSEYRGSAVEVVIRLDARLVRGSDQRIIASKRFEVRQPVGDTKVPAVVAGFGQAGDVLNRQLVDWAVGLGSRAFVARELAPVGLRSSPKTSQ; encoded by the coding sequence ATGAAGCGTGCGTACCAAATGATCGCCCCCGTTGCGCTGGTATTGGTCAGTGCGTGTTCCATCCTGCCGAAGGCGGATCCCTCGGACGTGTACCGGTTGCCATCGGCGCAGGCCGCCACGCAGGCCAGCCCGGTGGCCTGGTCGCTGCGGGTGGCGAAGCCGCAGACCAGCGAATTCCTCGATAGCCCGCGGATTGCCGTGGTGCCTAATGGCGACCTGATCAGCAGCTATGCGAATTCCCGCTGGAGCGATCCGGCACCGGTGCTGTTGCGTAACCGGTTGCTGGACGGGTTCCAGCGGGATGGGCGGGTGACGTTGCTCAGTACCGATGAGACCAATCTGCAGGCGGACTTTGAGTTGGGCGGGCAGCTGCAGGCGTTTCAGAGTGAGTATCGCGGCAGCGCAGTTGAAGTGGTGATACGGCTGGACGCACGGTTGGTGCGCGGCAGTGATCAACGGATTATTGCCAGCAAGCGGTTCGAGGTGAGGCAGCCGGTGGGGGATACCAAGGTGCCGGCGGTGGTGGCCGGGTTTGGTCAGGCTGGGGATGTGCTGAACAGGCAGCTGGTGGATTGGGCCGTCGGCCTGGGAAGCCGCGCTTTTGTGGCCAGGGAGCTTGCTCCCGTTGGGCTGCGCAGCAGCCCCAAAACCAGTCAATGA
- a CDS encoding N-acetylmuramoyl-L-alanine amidase: MKLLCSAFLFLLLAGCASGPRLDTSHPSVNHDNRVQFVVVHYTSASLERSLALLTHGQVSSHYLIGDDASATIYKLVDESQRAWHAGESEWMGRTWLNSSSIGIEIVNPGYRDLPTGRVWYPYSEAQVQSLVVLLKDISKRNGIDPRNIIGHSDIAPLRKLDPGPLFPWKRLADEGLGMWPDAKAVARYQVQYAADLPSITWFQEELAKLGYPTPQTGELDVATRHVVAAFQMHFRASLFDGTPDAESAAILRALNHQ; the protein is encoded by the coding sequence ATGAAACTTCTGTGTTCTGCCTTTCTGTTTCTCCTGCTCGCCGGTTGCGCGAGCGGCCCTCGCCTGGACACCAGTCATCCGTCGGTGAACCACGACAATCGTGTGCAGTTTGTCGTCGTGCACTACACCTCGGCGTCCCTTGAGCGCTCCCTGGCGCTGTTGACCCATGGCCAGGTCAGCAGTCATTACCTGATCGGTGATGACGCCTCGGCCACCATCTATAAGCTCGTGGATGAAAGCCAGCGCGCCTGGCATGCCGGAGAAAGTGAATGGATGGGCCGCACCTGGCTCAACTCCAGCTCCATCGGGATCGAGATCGTGAACCCGGGTTATCGGGATTTGCCGACGGGCCGCGTCTGGTATCCCTATTCCGAAGCGCAGGTGCAGTCACTGGTGGTGCTGCTCAAGGACATCAGCAAACGCAACGGCATCGACCCGCGAAACATCATCGGCCATAGCGACATTGCCCCGCTGCGCAAGCTGGACCCGGGGCCGTTGTTCCCCTGGAAGCGCCTGGCGGATGAAGGGCTGGGCATGTGGCCGGACGCCAAGGCGGTGGCCCGTTACCAGGTGCAGTACGCAGCCGATCTGCCGAGCATTACCTGGTTCCAGGAAGAGTTGGCGAAGCTGGGCTATCCGACGCCGCAGACGGGCGAGCTGGATGTGGCGACGCGGCATGTGGTGGCCGCGTTCCAGATGCATTTCCGGGCGTCGCTGTTTGATGGGACGCCGGATGCCGAAAGTGCTGCGATCCTGCGGGCGTTGAATCACCAATAA
- the gltP gene encoding glutamate/aspartate:proton symporter GltP — MKKAKLSLAWQILIGLVLGIAIGAVLNHFSAEKAWWISNVLQPAGDIFIRLIKMIVIPIVISSLIVGIAGVGDAKKLGRIGVKTILYFEVVTTIAIVVGLLLANLFHPGTGIDMSTLGTVDISKYTATAAEVQHEHAFIETILNLIPSNIFAAVARGDMLPIIFFSVLFGLGLSSLKPELREPLVTMFQGVSESMFKVTHMIMKYAPIGVFALIAVTVANFGFASLLPLAKLVILVYVAILFFAFVVLGLIARLFGFSVIKLMRIFKDELVLAYSTASSETVLPRVIEKMEAYGAPKAICSFVVPTGYSFNLDGSTLYQSIAAIFIAQLYGIDLSIGQQLMLVLTLMVTSKGIAGVPGVSFVVLLATLGSVGIPLEGLAFIAGVDRIMDMARTALNVIGNALAVLVISRWEGMYDDAKGERYWNSLPHWRTKQALPAGETTRG; from the coding sequence ATGAAGAAGGCAAAGCTAAGCCTCGCCTGGCAGATCCTCATCGGTCTGGTGCTGGGGATTGCAATCGGTGCGGTGCTTAACCATTTCAGTGCTGAAAAGGCCTGGTGGATCAGCAACGTGTTGCAGCCCGCTGGCGATATCTTTATCCGCCTGATCAAGATGATCGTTATCCCGATCGTGATTTCGTCGCTGATTGTCGGAATCGCCGGTGTTGGCGATGCGAAAAAGCTCGGCCGGATCGGCGTTAAAACCATCCTTTACTTCGAAGTGGTCACCACCATTGCCATTGTGGTCGGCCTGTTGCTGGCCAACCTGTTCCATCCGGGTACCGGCATCGACATGAGTACCCTGGGTACCGTCGACATTTCCAAATACACGGCCACCGCCGCCGAGGTCCAGCACGAGCACGCGTTCATCGAGACGATCCTCAACCTGATCCCGTCGAACATCTTCGCCGCCGTGGCCCGTGGCGACATGCTGCCGATCATCTTCTTCTCGGTGTTGTTCGGCCTCGGCTTGTCGAGCCTCAAGCCTGAATTGCGCGAGCCCCTGGTGACCATGTTCCAGGGCGTGTCCGAGAGCATGTTCAAAGTCACCCACATGATCATGAAATACGCCCCGATCGGTGTATTTGCCCTGATCGCGGTGACCGTCGCCAACTTCGGCTTCGCCTCGCTGCTGCCGCTGGCCAAGCTGGTGATCCTGGTTTACGTCGCCATCCTGTTCTTTGCTTTTGTGGTGCTGGGCCTGATCGCCCGCCTGTTCGGCTTCTCGGTGATCAAGCTGATGCGCATCTTCAAGGATGAGCTGGTGCTGGCCTACTCCACTGCCAGCTCTGAAACCGTGCTGCCGCGTGTGATCGAGAAGATGGAAGCCTACGGCGCGCCAAAGGCGATCTGCAGCTTCGTGGTACCGACCGGCTACTCGTTCAATCTCGACGGTTCGACCCTGTACCAGAGCATCGCGGCGATCTTTATCGCCCAGCTGTATGGCATCGACCTGTCGATTGGCCAGCAACTGATGCTGGTGCTGACCCTGATGGTCACCTCCAAAGGCATCGCCGGCGTACCGGGTGTGTCGTTCGTGGTGCTGCTGGCGACCCTGGGCAGCGTGGGCATTCCGCTGGAAGGCCTGGCGTTCATCGCCGGTGTCGACCGCATCATGGACATGGCCCGTACCGCACTGAACGTGATCGGTAACGCCCTGGCCGTACTGGTCATCTCCCGTTGGGAAGGCATGTACGACGATGCCAAGGGCGAGCGCTACTGGAACTCCCTGCCGCACTGGCGCACCAAGCAAGCACTGCCGGCCGGCGAGACCACTCGCGGCTGA
- a CDS encoding KinB sensor domain-containing domain, whose product MKLAMTLRTRLFLSISALITVALLGLLLGLVSVMQMAKTQESLIRSNFITLDLGLKLRQTLGDQLMIMLNEQPNTAALEDSKQRYFALLQQGIDHEQKDAVTSGFTQAKTNYLSFLEAFDEKENAPPQLRNNDELTKRFNILRNGLIAEHKKALDNINDTEHKSRERALLIAGLLGLVGLAVLIIGFVTAHGIARRFGGPIEALAKAADKIGQGNFEVTLPISSAAEMNLLTRRFGIMAEALRQHQATNVDELLAGQQRLQAVLDSIDDGLLMIDRQGRLEHLNPVAQRQLGWDENRLGQGLGDALGRPELDEQLQLVLRGGNLERAPEDLEVEVEGELRLLTYSLTPVSHTQGHILGAVMVLHDVTEQRAFERVRSEFVLRASHELRTPVTGMHMAFGLFRERAKFPAESREADLLDTVNEEMQRLMQLINDLLNFSRYQNGLQKLTLGPCDISDLLEHARARFAEQANAQNIELLVEEQSPLPRLHADRAQLERVLDNLLGNALRHTADGGQIRLQARRHGERVIVSVEDNGEGIAYGQQGRIFEPFVQVGRKKGGAGLGLALCKEIVQLHGGRMGVYSRPGQGTQFYMALPL is encoded by the coding sequence ATGAAGCTTGCGATGACCCTGCGCACTCGGTTGTTCCTGAGTATTTCCGCGCTGATCACCGTCGCCCTGTTGGGGTTGCTGCTGGGGCTGGTGAGCGTCATGCAAATGGCCAAGACCCAGGAATCGTTGATTCGTAGCAACTTCATCACATTGGACCTGGGGCTCAAGCTTCGGCAGACCCTCGGCGACCAGTTGATGATCATGCTCAATGAACAGCCGAATACCGCTGCGCTGGAAGACTCCAAGCAACGCTATTTCGCCCTGTTGCAGCAAGGTATCGACCACGAACAAAAGGACGCGGTAACCAGCGGTTTTACCCAGGCCAAGACCAATTACCTGAGCTTTCTCGAGGCGTTCGATGAAAAGGAGAATGCTCCGCCGCAACTGCGCAACAACGACGAGCTGACCAAACGCTTCAACATCCTGCGCAACGGCCTGATCGCCGAGCACAAGAAAGCCCTGGATAACATCAACGATACCGAACACAAGTCCCGTGAACGTGCGCTGCTGATTGCCGGCCTGCTGGGCCTGGTCGGGCTGGCGGTGCTGATCATCGGTTTCGTTACCGCCCACGGTATCGCCCGACGCTTTGGCGGGCCGATCGAAGCGCTGGCCAAGGCCGCCGACAAGATCGGCCAGGGCAACTTCGAAGTCACGCTGCCCATTTCATCCGCAGCGGAAATGAACCTGCTGACCCGACGCTTCGGCATCATGGCCGAGGCGTTGCGCCAGCATCAGGCAACCAATGTCGACGAGCTACTCGCCGGGCAGCAACGCCTGCAAGCGGTGCTCGACAGCATCGACGACGGCCTGCTGATGATCGACCGCCAGGGTCGCCTGGAACACCTTAACCCGGTGGCACAACGTCAACTCGGCTGGGACGAGAATCGCCTGGGCCAAGGCCTTGGCGACGCCCTGGGCCGCCCGGAACTGGATGAACAGCTGCAGCTGGTACTGCGCGGCGGCAACCTGGAGCGCGCACCTGAAGACCTGGAAGTAGAGGTTGAGGGTGAGCTGCGCCTGCTGACGTACAGCCTGACGCCGGTCAGCCATACCCAGGGGCACATTCTGGGCGCGGTGATGGTGCTGCATGACGTTACCGAACAGCGTGCCTTTGAACGAGTGCGCAGTGAGTTTGTATTGCGCGCGTCCCATGAATTACGCACGCCGGTGACGGGCATGCACATGGCCTTCGGCTTGTTCCGGGAACGGGCGAAGTTTCCTGCGGAGTCGCGCGAAGCGGACCTGCTGGATACGGTCAACGAGGAAATGCAGCGCCTGATGCAGTTGATCAACGACTTGCTCAACTTCTCGCGCTACCAGAATGGCTTGCAGAAACTCACCCTGGGCCCGTGTGACATCAGCGACCTGCTCGAACATGCCCGCGCCCGCTTCGCGGAGCAGGCGAATGCACAGAACATCGAACTGCTGGTTGAGGAACAATCACCACTACCGAGGTTGCATGCCGATCGAGCGCAGCTGGAAAGGGTGCTCGACAATTTGCTGGGCAATGCCCTGCGGCACACAGCCGACGGTGGGCAGATCCGCTTGCAGGCGCGTCGCCATGGCGAACGGGTGATTGTCAGCGTTGAAGACAACGGTGAAGGCATTGCCTACGGCCAGCAGGGACGAATCTTCGAACCGTTTGTGCAGGTAGGCCGCAAGAAAGGCGGCGCCGGGCTGGGCCTGGCGCTGTGCAAGGAGATCGTGCAATTGCACGGTGGCCGCATGGGGGTGTATTCGCGGCCGGGGCAGGGGACGCAGTTCTACATGGCGTTGCCCCTGTAG
- a CDS encoding nucleoside recognition domain-containing protein: MLNGLWLGFFIVAMVSALAQWLIGGNAGIFAAMVESIFAMAKLSVEVMVLLFGTLTLWLGFLRIAEKAGIVDWLAKALGPLFRRLMPEVPAGHPAIGLITLNFAANGLGLDNAATPIGLKAMKALQELNPIPNTASNAQILFLVLNASSLTLLPVTIFMYRAQQGAADPTLVFLPILLSTSASTLVGLLSVAVMQRLRLWDPVVLAYLIPGALVLGGFMALLATLSATALAGLSSILGNLTLFGLIMLFLVIGALRKVKVYEAFVEGAKEGFDVAKNLLPYLVAMLCAVGVLRASGALDFGLEGIRHVVAWTGMDTRFVDALPTAMVKPFSGSAARAMLIETMQTQGVDSFPALVAATIQGSTETTFYVLAVYFGSVGIQRARHAVGCALLAEFAGVVAAIAVCYWFFG; this comes from the coding sequence ATGCTCAATGGCCTGTGGCTTGGCTTCTTTATCGTGGCGATGGTGTCTGCGCTGGCGCAATGGCTGATCGGCGGGAATGCCGGGATCTTTGCGGCCATGGTGGAAAGCATTTTCGCCATGGCCAAGCTGTCGGTCGAGGTGATGGTGTTGCTGTTCGGCACCCTGACCTTGTGGCTGGGCTTCCTGCGTATCGCCGAGAAAGCCGGGATCGTCGACTGGCTGGCCAAGGCCCTGGGGCCGCTGTTCCGGCGCCTGATGCCGGAAGTGCCTGCCGGTCATCCGGCCATCGGCTTGATCACGCTCAACTTCGCCGCCAACGGCCTGGGCCTCGATAACGCCGCTACGCCCATCGGCCTCAAGGCCATGAAGGCGCTGCAAGAGCTCAACCCTATCCCCAATACCGCCAGCAACGCGCAGATCCTGTTCCTGGTACTCAACGCGTCTTCCCTGACCCTGCTGCCGGTCACCATCTTCATGTACCGCGCCCAGCAAGGTGCGGCGGACCCGACGCTGGTGTTCCTGCCGATCCTGCTGTCCACCAGCGCCTCGACCCTGGTGGGCCTGTTGTCGGTGGCGGTGATGCAACGCCTGCGGCTGTGGGACCCGGTGGTGCTGGCGTATCTGATTCCGGGTGCGCTGGTACTGGGTGGCTTCATGGCCTTGCTGGCGACGCTCTCAGCCACGGCGCTGGCGGGCCTGTCGTCGATCCTCGGCAACCTCACGCTGTTCGGGCTGATCATGTTGTTCCTGGTGATCGGCGCGCTGCGCAAGGTGAAGGTCTACGAGGCGTTTGTCGAAGGTGCCAAAGAGGGCTTCGACGTTGCCAAGAACCTGCTGCCGTACCTGGTGGCGATGCTCTGTGCAGTGGGCGTGTTGCGGGCGTCCGGCGCGCTGGATTTCGGCCTGGAAGGCATTCGCCACGTAGTGGCCTGGACCGGCATGGACACGCGCTTTGTCGATGCGCTGCCGACCGCGATGGTCAAGCCGTTCTCCGGCAGTGCGGCGCGGGCGATGTTGATTGAGACCATGCAGACCCAGGGCGTGGACAGCTTCCCGGCGCTGGTGGCGGCGACGATTCAGGGCAGCACCGAGACCACGTTCTATGTGTTGGCGGTGTACTTTGGCTCGGTGGGAATCCAGCGGGCACGGCATGCGGTGGGGTGTGCGTTGTTGGCGGAGTTTGCTGGTGTGGTGGCGGCGATTGCGGTGTGCTACTGGTTCTTCGGCTAA
- a CDS encoding inhibitor of vertebrate lysozyme family protein, whose translation MFNSSLKALAAALLLGGSGLVLAANDGQSRANELLSADPQYRETWQSVVKKEERLPEWVLNLSGSAEQMNAVEEDGDKYLVGPLCETADTCLNKRLIVAFSFDKEDAYAMLVEVPAGLPADKSPTRHADYRFLGKPDEGMQKLLMEQLKKDPNWY comes from the coding sequence ATGTTCAACTCGTCCCTTAAAGCCCTGGCTGCCGCCCTGTTGTTGGGCGGCAGCGGCTTGGTGCTGGCTGCCAATGATGGCCAGTCCCGAGCCAACGAACTGCTGAGTGCGGACCCGCAGTACCGCGAGACTTGGCAGAGCGTGGTCAAGAAGGAAGAGCGTCTGCCTGAATGGGTGTTGAACCTGTCGGGCAGTGCTGAACAAATGAATGCCGTTGAGGAGGATGGCGACAAGTACTTGGTCGGGCCGCTCTGTGAAACCGCAGACACATGCCTGAACAAGCGCCTGATCGTCGCTTTCAGCTTCGACAAGGAAGATGCTTACGCGATGTTGGTAGAAGTCCCGGCGGGCTTGCCCGCGGACAAATCGCCAACGCGGCACGCCGACTACCGTTTTCTTGGCAAGCCGGACGAAGGCATGCAAAAGCTGCTGATGGAACAGCTCAAGAAAGATCCGAATTGGTACTAG